In a single window of the Desulfovibrio mangrovi genome:
- a CDS encoding TerC family protein: protein MFTWLLDPHAWIGFLTLTVLEIVLGIDNIVFLSLVTSRLPASQRDRARRIGLLLAMGMRLVLLASISWVMSLTSPLFEVLGREISGRDLILLVGGMFLLTKATMEIHHEMEDSHAENAPRASGFGAAIVQIVLLDIIFSLDSVITAVGLVEHLPIMMLAVIASVGLMLFAAKPIGEFVTAHPSFKMLAMAFLLLVGFTLVGEGAGLHVPKGYIYFAMAFSLGVELLNLRRARKMGLTK from the coding sequence ATGTTCACATGGCTGCTTGATCCCCATGCGTGGATCGGTTTTCTCACGCTCACCGTGCTTGAGATTGTGCTCGGTATCGACAACATAGTGTTTCTCTCCCTTGTCACTTCCCGTCTTCCCGCCTCGCAGCGTGACAGGGCCCGGAGAATCGGTTTGCTGCTGGCCATGGGAATGCGCCTGGTCTTGCTAGCGTCCATATCGTGGGTCATGTCGTTGACATCCCCGCTCTTTGAAGTGCTCGGCAGGGAAATCTCAGGGCGCGATCTGATTCTGCTGGTCGGGGGCATGTTCCTGCTGACCAAGGCAACCATGGAAATCCATCATGAGATGGAGGACTCCCATGCGGAAAACGCGCCTCGCGCCTCCGGTTTTGGTGCTGCCATTGTGCAGATCGTGCTGCTCGACATCATCTTTTCGCTGGATTCCGTCATCACGGCGGTGGGGCTTGTGGAGCATCTGCCGATCATGATGCTTGCCGTGATTGCCTCTGTGGGGCTCATGCTGTTTGCAGCCAAGCCTATAGGCGAGTTTGTGACAGCGCACCCCTCGTTCAAGATGCTGGCCATGGCCTTCCTTCTTCTGGTGGGCTTTACGCTGGTGGGCGAGGGGGCTGGTCTTCATGTGCCCAAAGGCTACATCTATTTTGCCATGGCTTTCAGCCTTGGCGTGGAGTTGTTGAATCTGCGCAGAGCCCGGAAGATGGGGCTGACCAAGTAG
- a CDS encoding 4Fe-4S dicluster domain-containing protein has product MYFKNYDNTIHFEIMVRVAKAFHSEDFEAAVDRIPQEMRPRSQKSSRCCIYRDRAIIKYRCMATLGFAIENEDNELKPLSAYAHEALNRERLSGNMITFIDEACNGCVRTHYEATSACRGCLAEACVQHCPKDAVQVVNGKSVIDPDKCIKCGKCMDACPYHAIVYIPIPCEESCPTGAISKDVSGKEVIDYGKCIFCGKCMAACPFTAVLERSQMIDVMQGLKKKQSMVAMIAPAIAGEFNASMKQLATALRRIGFADVVEVAAGADITARLEANEFIERMEHGAPFMTTSCCPAYTELVRKHIPELGPFVSDTRTPMHYTAQMVKEQDDNSCTVFVGPCVAKRHEGTNDELVDYVLTFQELEAMFQAQGVVISECEESEFGIAGCREGRSFPVSGGVTAGIRSMINERAEILQPTIVDGLNSKSLKELKKFVKQGAPGNFVEVMGCEGGCVAGPATIVPARKATKKCTDYASSSPSALCAERAAD; this is encoded by the coding sequence ATGTACTTCAAAAACTACGACAATACGATCCATTTCGAAATCATGGTCCGTGTTGCCAAAGCTTTTCACAGCGAAGACTTCGAAGCCGCCGTGGACCGCATACCGCAGGAAATGCGCCCCCGTTCCCAGAAAAGCTCACGTTGCTGCATCTATCGCGACCGCGCCATAATCAAATATCGCTGCATGGCAACGCTCGGCTTTGCCATCGAGAATGAAGACAACGAACTCAAGCCTCTTTCCGCCTATGCCCATGAAGCGCTCAACCGCGAACGGCTGAGCGGGAACATGATCACCTTCATCGATGAGGCCTGCAACGGCTGCGTACGCACCCATTATGAGGCCACCAGCGCATGCCGCGGCTGCCTTGCCGAAGCCTGCGTACAGCACTGTCCCAAGGACGCCGTGCAGGTAGTGAACGGCAAGTCCGTCATTGATCCGGACAAGTGCATCAAGTGCGGCAAGTGCATGGACGCCTGCCCCTACCACGCCATTGTCTACATCCCCATCCCCTGCGAAGAATCCTGCCCCACCGGCGCCATTTCCAAGGACGTGAGCGGCAAGGAAGTGATCGACTACGGCAAATGTATTTTCTGCGGCAAATGCATGGCCGCCTGTCCCTTCACGGCCGTACTTGAACGTTCGCAGATGATTGACGTGATGCAGGGCCTGAAGAAAAAGCAGTCCATGGTTGCCATGATAGCGCCTGCCATTGCGGGCGAATTCAACGCCAGCATGAAGCAGCTGGCGACCGCGCTGCGCAGGATAGGCTTTGCCGATGTGGTGGAAGTGGCCGCAGGTGCGGACATCACCGCCCGTCTTGAAGCCAACGAGTTCATTGAGCGTATGGAACACGGGGCTCCCTTCATGACCACCTCGTGCTGCCCCGCGTACACGGAGCTTGTCCGCAAGCACATTCCCGAACTGGGGCCCTTTGTTTCCGACACCCGCACCCCCATGCACTACACCGCCCAGATGGTGAAAGAGCAGGACGATAATTCCTGTACCGTCTTTGTCGGCCCCTGCGTGGCCAAACGCCACGAGGGCACCAACGACGAACTGGTGGACTACGTGCTGACCTTTCAGGAACTGGAAGCCATGTTCCAGGCACAGGGCGTTGTCATTTCGGAATGTGAGGAAAGTGAATTCGGCATTGCCGGCTGCCGAGAAGGCCGCAGCTTCCCCGTGAGCGGCGGAGTGACTGCAGGCATCCGGTCCATGATCAATGAGCGCGCCGAGATTCTGCAGCCCACCATTGTGGACGGTCTGAATTCAAAGTCCCTCAAGGAACTGAAAAAATTTGTAAAGCAGGGTGCCCCTGGTAACTTTGTGGAAGTCATGGGATGCGAAGGCGGCTGCGTGGCCGGTCCCGCAACCATCGTACCCGCCCGCAAGGCCACCAAGAAGTGCACCGACTACGCATCATCCAGTCCAAGTGCTCTCTGCGCCGAGAGGGCCGCTGACTGA